From the genome of Sphingomonas sp. OV641:
TCCACCACGAACGCATAGACACCAGCGTCTACCGGCACGATGCAGTCAGGTTCAAAAGCCTCATCGCTGATCGGAGTCCATTGCCCAATCCGAATGAACCCTGCGTCAATGAGGCGGGAGGCCGGGGTCGGCTCGTTCGCGGTAGCCGCCTCAGGCTTCGGCCGTTCCTTGGCCGGTGATCGCATTTCCGGACCGGAGGCATCGGTGCGTTGCTTCCGGCCCAGATCGATCCCTGAGCGTTCGAGAACCTGCCGCACGTGTTGATAACGAATGCCGAGTTGGGCAGCGATTTCCGTACGCAAGTACCCAGCTCGCGCGAGGCCACGAATTTGGTCTGCTTTGGTGCTCAGTCCGGCAGTGACCTGATGGACCGGCAGACGCTCGCCGGGAGGCAGCGGCTCACCCATAAATGCTTCGCCCCCTCCTCTTTCGGAGCTGCGTCACCGCTCCCCGAACGGGTGCTTGCCGTACTGGCGCATTAGGAGGTCGATCGCCTCGCCCATCAAGGCCTGGAGGGTAGTTCCGTTCTCCGCCGCTAGCACGTTTAGGCCCCGGCTAACCTCCGGGCTGAAGTATGCGCTTACCGCCTTCTTGCCCTGCCGCGCTGCCGATCGCACCGGCGCCGCCCCCTCGATGGGTGGAACCGAGACGCTCGGCTCCACCTTCGCGCGTTCTGCGCGCTGCTGCCTCATGGCACCAAATTTGCTCATGTCAGCCTCGCTTCTTCCTGCTCTGCTTACCTGTGGGCAGGTTCACATGTTCTCGTGTCCACGTCCATAGTGCGGCAATCTCCTCTGCCGCCTTACCGTCGGGCTCCGCCTCCATCGCGGTTTTCCCTTGCGCTGTGCTGTGGTGATAGATCGCGCGCATAGTGAGCATGACGGGCGCGACCGGGACGCCCATGCCCTCAACGCCGTCGCTGCCCTCGATCAGCTCGCGCGCGTCCCGGTAAGTAGTTGGTGCACGCTGAGGGCCGCCCATGAAGAGCACGAAGGCCGGCTTGCCTGCTGCCTTCACCAACTCGGCCGTCGTTTCGACCGCTGACAAGTCGAACGCCTGGGGACGGCACGGAATGAGGATCAGGTCCGCGGCCTTGCACGCCTCGCGCGCCATAATGTCCGCGTGTGGGGGCGTGTCGATGATGACCAGGTCCGCGCCTAGATCGGCCGCTTGCTGCACCTTCCGCGGAAGGAGGGTAGGGGAGGCACAGTCCACGACCTCAGGGTCCGCGCCGCCTCGCCAGTGATTCCACTGGCTGGCGGTCGCTTGCGGGTCCGCATCGAGGATCAGCGCAGACAGACCCGCACTGGTGGCAGCGCCGGCAAGGTGGATGGCAAGGGTGGTCTTTCCCGCTCCACCCTTCTGGCTAATGATCGATATGGTTTTCATGTGGCCACCTGAACATGTTCGCGTGTGAACATGCTGGATAGCGGACGTGTGGTCATGAGAG
Proteins encoded in this window:
- a CDS encoding GIY-YIG nuclease family protein, which translates into the protein MGEPLPPGERLPVHQVTAGLSTKADQIRGLARAGYLRTEIAAQLGIRYQHVRQVLERSGIDLGRKQRTDASGPEMRSPAKERPKPEAATANEPTPASRLIDAGFIRIGQWTPISDEAFEPDCIVPVDAGVYAFVVDGIIRYIGLTQRGLRGRMAHYVRGHARQRTSARIKGLILRALNVGSRVEILIATPEDSTWHGLPVLTAPGLEAGLIRMIRPDWNMQGLGE
- a CDS encoding ribbon-helix-helix domain-containing protein; the encoded protein is MSKFGAMRQQRAERAKVEPSVSVPPIEGAAPVRSAARQGKKAVSAYFSPEVSRGLNVLAAENGTTLQALMGEAIDLLMRQYGKHPFGER
- the parA gene encoding ParA family partition ATPase, whose product is MKTISIISQKGGAGKTTLAIHLAGAATSAGLSALILDADPQATASQWNHWRGGADPEVVDCASPTLLPRKVQQAADLGADLVIIDTPPHADIMAREACKAADLILIPCRPQAFDLSAVETTAELVKAAGKPAFVLFMGGPQRAPTTYRDARELIEGSDGVEGMGVPVAPVMLTMRAIYHHSTAQGKTAMEAEPDGKAAEEIAALWTWTREHVNLPTGKQSRKKRG